The Pocillopora verrucosa isolate sample1 chromosome 14, ASM3666991v2, whole genome shotgun sequence genome has a segment encoding these proteins:
- the LOC131789715 gene encoding mitochondrial ribonuclease P catalytic subunit — MRLRYITPLWRGGYVSTCSFQRMFLSSEAPHYGKTLENGQNLDSETKENGNGDIIGAVKLFEAIKHYTKSSNIQNKTKLLKSYCDWGLYEQAMKIVRSIVNLKVYDTDAYDLVITSMATRRQIGKAIQVFEEKLKRQQHFPTKVYLSEYVTEMIELLLNPENLIIKGEVFDEHRHTRTSQIVFRYLEQNGERLPLRLIRAIHSWLMHDPNNYWTWQNCTISEAGKCSFCGNMLINRLPLEDVRQLKFEILRLFEIPQKSTFKLNDISLEDQMYQEIQELKMFVKEKGPFDVIIDGLNVLCTESKFKLSSHRLLEMVNHFAIQQKNVMVVLSKKELENRKATRALKTTNCAVFMSSFGNDDLYLLYAAAMSGLRYVEVVTNDKLRDHRLLFPAEVGWIFSRWTRLNRVSFTKGGKGKLQFFRDRVDPVVQYNGNSWHFPVANEAWRCSRRSKRFKNLF; from the coding sequence ATGCGACTGAGGTACATTACACCGTTATGGAGAGGTGGTTACGtaagcacgtgttcgtttcaAAGAATGTTTCTGTCTTCAGAGGCTCCACATTACGGTAAGACCCTTGAAAACGGCCAAAATTTGGACTCCGAAACGAAGGAAAATGGCAACGGAGATATTATAGGAGCTGTGAAGTTATTTGAAGCCATCAAACATTACACTAAATCCAGTAATATACAAAACAAGACTAAATTGCTGAAATCTTACTGCGACTGGGGACTTTACGAACAAGCCATGAAAATTGTGCGTTCCATCGTCAATCTTAAGGTTTACGACACAGATGCTTATGACTTGGTTATAACCAGTATGGCAACGCGTAGACAGATAGGAAAAGCCATACAGGTCTTCGAGGAGAAATTGAAGAGGCAACAACACTTTCCAACCAAAGTATACTTAAGTGAATACGTCACGGAAATGATTGAACTGCTCCTCAATCCTGAAAATCTGATAATTAAGGGAGAGGTTTTTGATGAACATCGTCATACTAGAACATCACAGATAGTGTTTCGTTATCTTGAACAAAATGGGGAAAGATTACCATTAAGATTAATTCGTGCAATTCACTCGTGGCTCATGCATGATCCAAATAACTACTGGACTTGGCAGAACTGCACAATTAGTGAAGCAGGAAAATGCTCTTTCTGTGGTAATATGTTGATAAACCGCTTACCCTTAGAGGATGTACGCCAGTTGAAATTTGAAATCCTAAGGCTTTTTGAAATTCCACAGAAGTCTACTTTTAAACTGAACGATATAAGTTTAGAAGACCAGATGTACCAAGAGATACAAGAATTGAAGATGTTTGTCAAAGAAAAGGGGCCATTTGACGTAATTATTGATGGCTTGAATGTCCTTTGCACAGAAtcaaaatttaagttatcaTCACACAGGTTATTAGAAATGGTAAATCACTTTGCCATACAACAGAAGAATGTTATGGTTGTATTATCTAAGAAAGAACTGGAAAATAGGAAAGCCACTAGGGCTCTCAAAACTACTAATTGTGCTGTTTTCATGAGCAGCTTTGGAAATGATGATTTGTACCTTTTGTATGCTGCAGCCATGAGTGGATTGCGATATGTTGAGGTTGTCACCAATGACAAACTCCGAGATCACCGCCTTTTATTCCCAGCTGAAGTGGGATGGATATTCTCAAGATGGACAAGGTTAAACCGTGTAAGCTTTACAAaaggaggaaaaggaaaactgcaaTTTTTCAGAGACAGAGTTGACCCTGTTGTGCAGTACAATGGGAATTCATGGCACTTTCCTGTTGCTAATGAAGCATGGAGGTGTTCAAGGAGATCAAAACGgttcaaaaatttattttaa
- the LOC131789648 gene encoding mitochondrial ribonuclease P catalytic subunit: MTFVFGNSLGTFSCFIQREPGMIRLRCRTSRKRACVASTCLLFRSFLSSKASTFINTHGNGQNVETETTMKHYIKTGKVTDAVRLFEESRNGGKSWKIDGCYSWLLHLFVQHNEHEAVDKLYEDIKRNAVFIGEGAKFSMIKSYSNRGLFDQAVGMLHAIVESNIAHHTRHYDYIITSMAKRGQSRKALRVFEEKLERLENFGINENMSAPIKDMIELLLNPKSLPVKENDHGKEGKVDTNHHKKMSNMVFSYLQQTGERLPVKLLVAVRSWLNHDPVYHWKWKYSRISEVGTCSSCGNQLMSGILPGDIQQLERELIKLSNSPQLVISKVAGENLDKKIQKELEELKSFIQRRGPFDVVIDGMNVAAYGSGANMSFSTDRLVATAHHFAAQQKKVLVIVNKAWRTSVYKLEDVCAVFRNKFKNDDLYVLYAAAFSGLQQVEVVTNDRLRDHRLLLPSNVWWTYLRWTRLNCVSFTVNERGKLEFFRQKVDPVVQRSGNSWHFPVEDQSWRCATKSGIKRSQIKN; this comes from the coding sequence ATGACTTTTGTTTTTGGAAACAGTTTAGGAACATTCAGCTGCTTTATCCAACGGGAACCCGGTATGATTCGGCTGAGGTGTCGTACATCGAGAAAGAGAGCTTGTGTAGCAAGCACGTGTCTGCTTTTCAGATCCTTTCTATCTTCAAAAGCTTCAACTTTCATTAATACCCATGGAAACGGCCAAAATGTAGAGACTGAAACGACGATGAAACACTACATTAAGACTGGTAAGGTAACGGATGCCGTAAGGCTATTTGAAGAGAGCAGAAACGGTGGAAAGTCGTGGAAAATAGACGGTTGTTACTCTTGGCTATTACATTTGTTTGTGCAACACAATGAACATGAAGCTGTTGACAAGCTGTACGAAGACATTAAACGAAATGCTGTTTTCATTGGCGAAGGAGCTAAATTCTCGATGATTAAATCTTACAGCAATCGGGGACTTTTTGACCAGGCTGTTGGCATGCTGCACGCCATTGTGGAAAGTAATATAGCTCACCACACTCGTCATTATGATTATATCATTACCTCTATGGCCAAGAGGGGACAATCGAGAAAAGCTTTGCGGGTCTTTGAGGAGAAACtagaaagattggaaaatttcgGAATTAATGAAAACATGTCTGCGCCAATCAAAGACATGATTGAATTGCTTCTTAACCCTAAAAGCCTCCCAGTTAAAGAGAACGATCATGGTAAGGAAGGCAAAGTTGATACAAACCATCACAAGAAAATGTCAAATATGGTTTTTAGTTATCTTCAACAAACTGGTGAAAGGTTACCGGTTAAATTGCTTGTAGCAGTTCGCTCTTGGCTGAATCACGACCCTGTTTATCACTGGAAGTGGAAATACAGCAGAATAAGTGAAGTAGGAACATGCTCATCTTGTGGAAATCAATTGATGAGTGGCATCCTCCCAGGAGATATACAACAATTGGAAAGGGAGCTAATCAAACTGTCCAACAGCCCTCAACTGGTTATTTCCAAAGTGGCAGGTGAAAATCTGGACAAGAAAATACAGAAAGAGTTGGAAGAATTGAAGAGCTTTATTCAAAGAAGAGGACCATTTGATGTGGTAATTGATGGTATGAATGTTGCCGCCTATGGCTCAGGAGCAAATATGTCATTTTCCACAGACAGGCTGGTGGCCACAGCACATCACTTTGCGGCACAACAAAAGAAAGTGCTTGTGATAGTAAACAAAGCTTGGAGAACTTCTGTCTACAAGCTTGAAGATGTTTGTGCTGTTTTCAGGAACAAGTTTAAAAATGATGACTTGTATGTTTTGTATGCTGCAGCCTTCAGTGGATTGCAACAAGTTGAGGTTGTCACCAACGACAGACTCAGAGATCATCGCCTTCTGCTTCCTAGCAATGTCTGGTGGACATATTTAAGATGGACGAGACTAAACTGTGTATCCTTCACAGTCAATGAAAGAGGGAAACTGGAATTTTTCAGGCAAAAAGTTGATCCAGTGGTGCAGCGTAGTGGCAACTCCTGGCACTTCCCTGTTGAGGATCAATCATGGAGATGTGCGACAAAATCAGGAATTAAGAGATCACAAATCAAAAATTAG
- the LOC131789716 gene encoding uncharacterized protein: MAANVVGRVSPTCCRLFLVPVSRKIAKPPSFVARRFSSSLKANLRPVCVPQQHYFRRFGATFTGHGEHGSPVADEELQKWLEEAKNKSWLWRYFHDVDEIERSLMSEQEYNDREKMVEKLMDRYFDKPDAKFDLDIFEESIDLLIKYNDRDGVTTFWRLMEEMNVEPPEELREKVETFLVKAREASWYE, encoded by the exons ATGGCGGCGAACGTGGTGGGGAGAGTATCACCAACTTGTTGTAGACTATTTTTGGTCCCAGTTTCGAGAAAGATAGCAAAACCACCTAGCTTTG TCGCCCGGCGATTTTCATCTAGTCTTAAAGCAAATCTCAGACCGGTGTGTGTTCCTCAACAACATTACTTCAGACGATTTGGTGCAACGTTTACGGGTCATGGAGAACATGGCTCGCCTGTAGCTGACGAAGAATTACAGAAGTGGTTAGaagaagcaaaaaacaaaagttgGCTATGGAGATATTTTCACGACGTTGACGAAATCGAGAGAAGC CTTATGTCTGAACAAGAGTACAATGATCGggaaaaaatggttgaaaag TTAATGGATAGATACTTTGACAAGCCAGATGCAAAGTTTGATCTAGATATTTTCGAGGAGTCGATTGATCTGCTTATCAAGTACAATGACAGAGATGGTGTGACAACATTTTGGAGACTAATGGAAGAGATGAATGTTGAACCTCCTGAAGAGCTCAGAGAGAag GTTGAAACTTTCCTTGTGAAAGCAAGAGAGGCTTCATGGTATGAGTAG
- the LOC131789649 gene encoding peptidyl-prolyl cis-trans isomerase D, with amino-acid sequence MSDNENPRCFFDVSIGDERVGRIVFELYADKCPKTAENFRALCVGDKGNASISGKPLHYKGCTFHRIIKGFMVQGGDFTNGDGTGGESIYGEKFEDENFELKHDERGLLSMANAGENTNGSQFFITTVPTSHLDGKHVVFGKVTKGWSVVKELENTPVDESKPKKPCVIEDCGELQPGEDDGICADDGTGDKLPDWPTDSGLDFSKPEEVLAAAEVLKGIGNEQFKAQNYELAKKKYSKTLRYLNHSDSDEETSSSEEEGEKAEKVKEENIQEEKIQSLTISCFLNRAFCEIKLGDHAGAVEDCNEVLDLDDKNVKALYRRGQAKMNMQDFDQAMVDFQAAAKLEPNDKSIKNEMARLKKLKEEQRNKEKQIYSKMFGK; translated from the exons ATGTCCGACAATGAAAACCCAAGATGTTTCTTTGACGTTTCTATCGGTGACGAGAGAG TGGGTAGAATAGTCTTTGAATTATATGCTGACAAATGCCCAAAGACTGCAGAGAACTTTCGGGCTTTGTGTGTTGGAGACAAAGGGAATGCTTCTATATCTGGGAAACCACTTCATTACAAAGGCTGCACCTTTCACAGAA TCATTAAAGGTTTCATGGTGCAGGGTGGAGATTTCACCAATGGTGATGGAACTGGGGGAGAATCTATCTATGGTGAAAAGTTTGAGGATGAGAACTTTGAATTAAAG CATGATGAACGTGGCCTTCTTTCAATGGCAAATGCTGGTGAAAACACTAATGGTTCACAGTTTTTTATCACAACGGTACCAACATCACATCTTGATGGGAAGCATGTTGTCTTCGGTAAGGTCACCAAGGGATGGAGTGTTGTTAAAGAACTTGAAAATACACCTGTGGATGAAAGTAAACCTAAAAAG CCATGTGTCATTGAGGACTGTGGTGAGCTGCAACCAGGGGAAGATGATGGCATATGTGCTGATGATGGAACAGGAGACAAGCTTCCAGATTGGCCAACAGACTCTGGTCTAGATTTCAGCAAG CCCGAAGAAGTATTAGCTGCAGCAGAGGTACTGAAGGGTATTGGAAATGAACAGTTCAAGGCCCAAAATTATGAACTAGCCAAAAAGAAATACTCCAAGACACTGCG CTATCTAAATCACTCTGATTCTGATGAGGAAACATCCTCAAGTGAAGAAGAAGgggaaaaagctgaaaaagtaaaggaagaaaatataCAGGAGGAGAAGATACAATCCTTGACAATAAGTTGCTTTTTAAACAG AGCCTTTTGTGAAATTAAGCTGGGAGACCATGCAGGAGCTGTAGAAGATTGTAATGAG gTGCTGGATCttgatgataaaaatgtaaaagcTCTCTACAGAAGAGGACAGGCTAAAATGAACATGCAAGACTTTGATCAAGCAATG GTTGATTTTCAGGCTGCTGCTAAATTGGAACCTAATGACAAGA GCATAAAGAATGAGATGGCAAGACTGAAGAAGTTAAAGGAGGAGCaacgaaacaaagaaaaacaaatctaTTCAAAGATGTTTGGCAAATGA
- the LOC131789645 gene encoding AN1-type zinc finger protein 2A-like, which translates to MNMEFPELGANCTLNTCKQLDFLPMKCDACSKLFCKDHIKYTEHSCENAYKKDFQVPVCPLCNKAVPVPRGEQPDIKVGEHIDRDCQSDPAVAKRKAYQNRCSLKGCKQKELIPVRCESCRQNFCLKHRHEQDHNCSGVIRGASRSKTSASLKAGEAAATRAKNVASSSKVHKKPQQTSLSSIGRDLDRSRRERQMTAPNPQPIPQPALSEDEALALAIQASLQDQSKTKSPSPPPTTQEEEDRALARALAESEREEQKRRRQQEQQKKSDCRVT; encoded by the exons ATGAACATGGAATTTCCCGAATTAGGAGCAAACTGCACCCTGAATACCTGTAAACAGTTAG ATTTCCTTCCCATGAAATGTGATGCTTGTTCCAAGTTGTTTTG TAAGGATCATATCAAGTATACAGAACACAGTTGTGAAAATGCCTACAAAAAG GACTTTCAAGTTCCAGTTTGTCCATTATGTAACAAAGCAGTACCAGTCCCTAGAGGGGAACAACCTGACATAAAG GTTGGAGAACATATTGACAGAGATTGTCAGTCTGACCCAGCAGTGGCTAAAAGAAAG GCATACCAGAATAGGTGTTCTCTCAAAGGATGTAAACAAAAAGAG CTTATCCCTGTTAGGTGCGAATCTTGTCGGCAAAACTTTTGTCTGAAACACAGACATGAACAAGATCACAACTGCTCTGGGGTCATAAGGGGTGCATCTAGAAG TAAAACAAGTGCTTCCTTGAAAGCAGG AGAAGCTGCAGCCACCAGAGCAAAGAATGTGGCTTCATCATCAAAAGTACACAAGAAACCACAACAAACATCTTTGTCATCAATAGGAAGAGACTTGGACAG GTCCAGACGAGAAAGACAAATGACTGCTCCAAATCCTCAACCAATTCCACAACCAGCATTG AGTGAGGATGAGGCCTTAGCCTTAGCTATACAAGCTTCTCTACAAGATCAGTCGAAGACAAAGTCCCCCAGTCCACCACCGACAACACAAGAAGAGGAAGACCGAGCTTTAGCACGAGCCCTGGCAGAATCTGAAAGAGAGGAGCAGAAAAGGAGACGACAACAG gagcaacaaaagaaatcaGATTGCCGTGTCACATGA